One window from the genome of Nicotiana tomentosiformis chromosome 5, ASM39032v3, whole genome shotgun sequence encodes:
- the LOC138891743 gene encoding uncharacterized protein, whose translation MERFKARLVAKGYSQQEGLDFQETFSLVVKMVTIRAVISVAAAKHWDIHQMEVYNAFLQGDLYEGVYMSLPQGFSHPQDLGLSGANHVGAPFELNQKLTTTEFDIHFGVHYDPPLDDPVHLVRIVKQAPGQEILMSSTYYFHPSAFYDADWADCPNTRRSITGYLLKFGNSLIAANLIFHESTKHINIDCYFIQEKVQQGLVHILYLASSEQPDDVLTKGHNSSTQLLGIQATDEECLHFP comes from the exons ATGGAAAGATTCAAAGCAAGGTTAGTTGCCAAAGGCTACAGCCAACAAGAGGGTCTAGATTTCCAAGAAACCTTCTCCCTAGTCGTTAAGATGGTTACTATCAGAGCAGTCATCTCTGTAGCAGCAGCTAAGCATTGGGACATTCATCAAATGGAGGTCTACAATGCATTTTTACAAGGAGATTTATATGAAGGGGTTTACATGAGCTTGCCTCAAGGATTCAGTCATCCACAAG ACTTGGGCTTATCTGGAGCAAATCATGTAGGTGCTCCTTTTGAGCTCAATCAAAAGCTCACTACTACTGAGTTTGACATCCACTTTGGAGTTCATTATGATCCTCCCCTAGATGATCCTG TACATCTAGTGAGAATTGTTAAGCAGGCACCAGGGCAGGAGATCCTTATGTCATCAACCTATTACTTTCATCCAAGTGCCTTCTATGATGCTGATTGGGCAGATTGCCCTAACACCAGGCGTTCTATCACTGGGTACCTACTGAAGTTTGGAAATTCTTTG ATTGCTGCAAATCTCATCTTTCATGAGAGTACAAAACACATCAACATCGATTGTTATTTTATCCAAGAGAAAGTTCAACAAGGCTTAGTTCACATCCTCTACTTGGCTTCTTCTGAACAACCAGATGATGTCCTCACTAAAGGTCACAATTCGTCAACACAACTACTTGGTATCCAAGCTACGGATGAGGAATGTCTTCATTTCCCTTAG